A single region of the Gemella sp. zg-570 genome encodes:
- the rplL gene encoding 50S ribosomal protein L7/L12 translates to MTKEQILEAIKAMSVLELNDLVKAIEEEFGVTAAAPVAVVAGAGVADVEEKTEFDVVLVATGDQKIKVIKVVREITGDGLKEAKEKVDGAPSTLKEGVSKEEAEEIKAKLEEVGASVEVK, encoded by the coding sequence ATGACTAAAGAACAAATTTTAGAAGCTATCAAAGCTATGTCAGTTTTAGAGTTAAACGACCTAGTAAAAGCAATTGAAGAAGAGTTTGGAGTAACTGCGGCTGCACCTGTAGCTGTTGTAGCTGGTGCTGGAGTTGCTGATGTAGAAGAAAAAACTGAATTTGATGTAGTATTAGTTGCTACTGGAGACCAAAAAATTAAAGTAATCAAAGTTGTTCGTGAAATCACTGGCGACGGGCTAAAAGAAGCTAAAGAAAAAGTTGACGGTGCACCATCAACTCTTAAAGAAGGAGTTTCTAAAGAAGAAGCAGAAGAAATTAAAGCTAAATTAGAAGAAGTTGGAGCTTCAGTAGAAGTTAAATAA
- a CDS encoding metallophosphoesterase, which yields MKIKKYILASLSLIATYLYQNKFVKKNSFKINNSKIPPSFRGFKIIQLSDIHCDKIGFSDQIFFDNIRKEKADLIFITGDILDSYRNNSATAYNILSQLVDMADCYFVSGNHELRLGDEYENLKKVLDKLGIKNISNRKVSLKRGNDKIIISGIEDFNYFLVDDYKNYYANHRNTLLANYDSGEFNILLAHRPEKLYIYSEVGFDLVFSGHAHGGQWNIPFVGRIFSPSQGFFPKYTHGIYKEKNTSMIVSQGLGNSSFPTRINNNLEYIVVELDNN from the coding sequence ATGAAAATTAAAAAATATATTTTGGCAAGTTTATCCTTGATTGCCACATATTTATATCAAAATAAATTTGTCAAAAAAAATAGTTTTAAAATAAATAATTCAAAAATCCCTCCTTCATTTAGAGGTTTTAAAATAATTCAGTTATCAGATATTCACTGCGACAAAATAGGTTTTTCAGACCAAATATTTTTTGACAATATAAGAAAAGAAAAAGCAGACCTTATTTTTATTACTGGCGACATATTGGATAGTTATAGAAATAATTCTGCCACAGCTTACAATATACTATCCCAGTTAGTAGATATGGCAGATTGCTATTTTGTTTCTGGCAATCATGAACTTAGACTTGGTGATGAATACGAAAACTTAAAAAAAGTCTTGGATAAGCTAGGAATAAAAAATATTTCTAACAGAAAAGTAAGTCTAAAAAGAGGCAATGATAAAATTATAATTTCTGGAATAGAAGATTTTAATTATTTCTTGGTTGATGATTATAAAAATTATTATGCAAATCACAGAAATACACTTTTAGCAAATTATGATTCTGGAGAATTTAATATTTTACTAGCTCACAGACCGGAAAAATTATATATCTATTCAGAAGTAGGTTTTGATTTGGTCTTTTCTGGACATGCTCATGGTGGACAGTGGAATATTCCTTTTGTGGGTAGAATATTTTCTCCAAGTCAAGGATTTTTTCCAAAATATACGCATGGAATTTATAAAGAAAAAAACACTTCTATGATAGTTTCACAGGGGCTGGGGAATAGTTCTTTTCCAACGAGAATAAATAATAATCTTGAATATATAGTTGTAGAATTAGATAATAATTAA
- a CDS encoding lipopolysaccharide assembly protein LapB gives MDIEQFLKEYENIDINFLERGQLEVFREIFFEHGMLDKALEVSEVIYENNKEDEGAIVSYVDNLMHLGKKDEALMVLFNAEKTAQILLLEGLIYKYDFLFDVAEEKFKQAKLLVKDDEDLKALIDVELANVYVEVGRGDDALELSYKMFNENNNIDNFIEVTNNLLSLGKFEDVVDFYNQYGIEYEDAEIYFSLAYAHNQLKDLDKSKEFLLKTVALDNENLDAYMHLGFMSKGQEAIKYLEKYLDLQGLSKNVYIQLTSLYKQEKRYNDIRTMVKEILTIMGIDNDSLYIAINALKELYEAEKVFEIYQGYDIIKEDSSLLALALLALSEEEDYADFVEKEIKKHRPFLYNEATYPEILSNVYELTASATIKRYLHDFLAEQAMNSSYENFNNNHTNSACSCDGENCDECDCDSCK, from the coding sequence ATGGATATAGAACAATTTTTAAAAGAATATGAAAATATAGATATTAATTTTTTAGAAAGAGGGCAATTAGAAGTTTTTAGGGAGATATTTTTTGAACATGGAATGCTAGACAAGGCACTAGAAGTATCTGAAGTAATATATGAAAATAATAAGGAAGATGAGGGTGCCATAGTAAGCTATGTAGATAATTTAATGCACCTTGGGAAAAAAGATGAAGCCCTAATGGTTTTGTTTAATGCAGAAAAAACTGCCCAAATACTATTGCTTGAAGGTCTTATTTACAAGTATGATTTCTTATTTGATGTAGCAGAAGAAAAATTTAAACAAGCAAAATTATTAGTTAAAGATGATGAAGATTTAAAAGCTCTTATTGATGTAGAACTTGCTAATGTTTACGTTGAAGTTGGTCGTGGTGATGATGCCTTAGAACTTAGCTACAAGATGTTTAATGAAAATAATAATATTGATAATTTTATAGAAGTTACTAATAATCTTTTATCTTTAGGAAAATTTGAAGATGTAGTAGATTTTTATAATCAATATGGAATAGAATATGAGGATGCAGAAATTTATTTTTCTTTGGCATACGCCCATAACCAATTAAAAGATTTGGATAAATCAAAAGAATTTTTACTAAAAACGGTAGCCTTGGATAATGAAAATCTTGATGCTTATATGCACCTTGGTTTTATGAGTAAGGGACAAGAAGCTATTAAGTATTTAGAAAAATATTTAGACTTACAAGGATTGTCAAAAAATGTCTACATTCAACTAACTTCTCTTTATAAGCAAGAGAAAAGATACAATGATATTAGAACAATGGTAAAAGAAATTTTAACGATTATGGGAATTGATAATGACAGTCTGTATATTGCAATTAATGCCCTAAAAGAACTTTACGAAGCAGAAAAAGTATTTGAAATTTATCAGGGGTATGACATAATTAAAGAAGATTCGTCTCTTCTAGCCCTAGCCTTATTAGCACTTTCTGAAGAAGAAGACTATGCAGATTTTGTCGAAAAAGAAATAAAAAAGCATAGACCTTTCTTGTATAATGAAGCTACTTATCCTGAAATTTTAAGTAATGTTTACGAATTAACTGCTAGTGCAACAATAAAAAGATACTTGCATGATTTTTTAGCTGAACAAGCGATGAATAGTAGTTATGAAAATTTTAATAACAATCATACAAATTCAGCTTGTAGTTGTGATGGTGAAAATTGCGACGAATGTGATTGTGATAGTTGTAAATAA
- a CDS encoding LCP family protein, with protein MGNNTDKNQYSRLSRVEKVVEENKKKRKRWRRILYTFLFLLVATSGFLIYTWGNFSSNVKQGFKHSENTEQVDPNFKKFSLLIMGIDENDSRAAEGQTRENSRTDSLVLLTVNKDKNRMDMVSIPRDSFTLMRNSSDKNDPSAYFFDKITHAHVYGGSDGTIEAVSNLLNVPINFYVVVNFKAFEQVVDSLGGVKLYVPFDMVEQNSNGEQGTIHLKQGWHNLKGEEALAFARTRYHDSDIERGQRQLQIIHAIIDKAKSLNALAKVNELISIGGDNVTHNMTTSQITSAVSMFATNNINIVSHRIGGYDANMAGVYYYYPKPSHLLYVSSVLNNTLDNNLPMANDLINIHYQGYIVPLIKKYEKSTVKPAANFYRTANYVNLAAEDLLQYLPKQLTIQDLANDPTISNENRPKEDTSKEKSDKKQ; from the coding sequence ATGGGTAATAATACTGATAAAAATCAATATTCGAGATTATCACGAGTTGAAAAAGTTGTAGAAGAAAATAAAAAGAAAAGAAAAAGATGGAGAAGAATATTATATACATTTCTCTTTTTACTTGTAGCTACTAGTGGTTTTCTTATTTACACTTGGGGTAATTTTTCAAGTAATGTAAAACAAGGTTTTAAACATTCGGAAAATACAGAGCAGGTTGACCCTAATTTTAAAAAGTTTTCATTGTTAATAATGGGGATAGATGAAAATGATTCTAGGGCTGCAGAAGGGCAAACTAGAGAAAATAGTAGAACAGACTCTCTAGTTTTATTAACTGTCAATAAGGATAAAAATAGAATGGATATGGTAAGTATACCTAGAGATTCTTTTACTCTTATGAGAAATTCGTCTGATAAAAATGATCCCTCAGCCTATTTCTTTGATAAGATAACTCATGCCCATGTTTATGGGGGTAGCGATGGGACAATAGAAGCGGTGAGTAATTTACTTAATGTTCCTATCAATTTTTATGTCGTTGTAAATTTTAAAGCCTTTGAACAAGTTGTAGACTCTTTGGGTGGTGTAAAATTATATGTTCCCTTTGATATGGTGGAGCAAAATTCTAACGGAGAACAGGGGACTATTCATTTAAAACAGGGTTGGCATAATTTGAAAGGAGAAGAAGCTCTAGCTTTTGCTCGTACTAGATACCATGACAGTGACATCGAAAGAGGTCAAAGACAACTTCAAATAATTCATGCAATTATAGACAAGGCTAAGAGTTTAAATGCTCTGGCAAAAGTTAATGAATTGATTTCAATAGGTGGAGATAATGTTACTCACAACATGACAACAAGTCAGATAACATCTGCTGTATCAATGTTTGCTACTAATAATATAAATATAGTATCACATAGAATAGGTGGATATGACGCAAACATGGCAGGAGTTTACTATTATTATCCAAAACCATCTCATCTACTTTATGTATCTTCAGTTTTAAATAATACCTTGGACAATAATTTACCAATGGCTAATGATTTAATAAATATTCACTATCAAGGATATATAGTTCCTTTAATAAAAAAGTATGAAAAATCAACTGTTAAACCAGCTGCTAACTTTTACAGAACAGCTAATTATGTTAATCTAGCGGCAGAGGATTTATTGCAGTATTTACCAAAACAATTAACTATTCAAGACTTAGCTAATGACCCTACTATAAGTAATGAGAATAGGCCTAAAGAAGATACTAGCAAAGAAAAATCTGACAAGAAACAGTAA
- a CDS encoding polyprenyl synthetase family protein — MLNNYELEIKKTKKLIVNLVSCDDEKINEIIQSYFSSGGKGIRLILALVCSALGDNKKYSEDIRHIAAILEIIHTTTLIHDDIIDGASERRGRATLNNIYGNNTALFIGDYLFALVLNEVAKIKNGRVHTYLSETLKQICNGEIIQYEDLYNIDTRELDYLKKIKRKTAILIACSCALGSISSGAIDEYVEKSYKFGYYLGMSYQIMDDYLDFVADEKVLGKDTGQDLMSGNITLPIIFKIKKDRKKFLGYKNFTEIEKLNLISELKADKEILSKVKLISDRYLTKAKLMLEKFPKNVREDLLFIVASLANRNY; from the coding sequence ATGCTTAATAATTATGAATTAGAAATAAAGAAAACAAAAAAATTAATAGTAAACTTAGTTTCTTGTGATGATGAGAAAATAAATGAAATTATCCAGTCTTACTTTTCTTCTGGTGGCAAGGGTATTAGGTTGATTTTAGCTCTTGTTTGTTCAGCTCTAGGAGATAATAAAAAATATAGTGAGGATATACGCCATATAGCTGCCATATTAGAGATAATTCATACAACGACATTAATTCATGATGATATTATAGACGGTGCAAGTGAACGCAGGGGGCGTGCTACTTTAAATAATATTTATGGCAACAATACAGCCTTGTTTATCGGGGACTATTTGTTTGCCCTTGTCCTAAATGAAGTAGCTAAGATAAAAAATGGAAGAGTTCATACTTATTTATCAGAAACTTTAAAACAAATTTGTAATGGTGAAATTATCCAGTATGAAGACTTGTATAATATTGATACAAGAGAACTTGATTACTTGAAAAAAATAAAAAGAAAAACTGCCATTCTTATAGCTTGTTCTTGTGCCTTGGGTTCAATATCTTCTGGTGCAATTGATGAGTATGTAGAAAAAAGTTACAAGTTCGGCTATTATCTGGGTATGAGTTATCAAATTATGGACGATTATCTTGATTTTGTAGCAGATGAAAAGGTGCTTGGTAAAGATACGGGACAGGATCTTATGAGTGGTAACATAACACTGCCCATAATTTTTAAAATAAAAAAAGATAGAAAAAAATTTTTGGGATATAAAAATTTTACGGAAATTGAAAAATTAAATCTCATTTCTGAATTAAAGGCTGATAAAGAAATTTTATCAAAAGTAAAATTAATAAGTGATAGATATTTAACTAAGGCAAAACTGATGCTAGAAAAGTTTCCAAAAAATGTCAGAGAAGATTTATTATTTATTGTAGCTAGTTTAGCAAATAGAAATTATTAA
- a CDS encoding QueT transporter family protein encodes MRNNKVKILTLQALIAAIYVVLTVSNLSFSYGAIQFRYSESLAQLVVFSPLFWVPITLGVAIANFFSPLGLVDVFFGTLGTGLALALSIFIFKFIKNRIVRHIVNIVVYLGVCMPIIAYEIAIFSGENSARVAFEWDVFVAIYASLLLSQFLVMGFGIFITEILNKAVNLEKIFK; translated from the coding sequence ATGAGAAATAATAAAGTTAAAATTTTAACACTGCAAGCCTTAATAGCCGCCATATATGTAGTGCTGACAGTATCTAATCTTAGTTTTTCTTATGGAGCTATACAGTTTAGATACAGTGAATCTTTAGCCCAATTAGTAGTATTCAGTCCACTGTTTTGGGTGCCGATTACTTTGGGTGTAGCTATTGCTAATTTTTTTAGTCCCTTAGGTCTTGTTGATGTATTTTTTGGAACCTTAGGAACAGGGCTTGCTTTAGCTTTAAGTATATTTATTTTTAAATTTATTAAAAATAGAATAGTTAGACACATTGTTAATATAGTAGTTTATTTAGGGGTATGTATGCCTATTATTGCTTATGAGATTGCAATATTTTCAGGAGAAAATTCAGCAAGAGTTGCTTTTGAATGGGATGTTTTTGTAGCAATATATGCTTCTTTACTTCTATCGCAATTCTTAGTTATGGGTTTTGGTATATTCATAACAGAAATTTTAAACAAGGCAGTAAACTTAGAAAAAATATTCAAATAA
- the rplJ gene encoding 50S ribosomal protein L10 translates to MSKAIERKQELVNQIAEEIKASSSIVIADYRGLNVAEVTELRNNMRNEGLTFKVYKNSLVRRAMEQAGIEGLNEVLTGPNAIAFSSEDVVAPARVLNDFAKNHENLELKAGVIEGKVALLDEVKAIATLPSKEGLLSMLLSVLTAPMRNTALAVKAVADQKAEQEA, encoded by the coding sequence ATGTCAAAAGCTATTGAGAGAAAACAAGAACTTGTAAACCAAATTGCAGAAGAAATTAAAGCAAGTTCATCAATCGTTATCGCTGATTATCGTGGTCTCAATGTTGCTGAAGTAACAGAACTACGTAACAATATGCGTAACGAAGGGTTAACATTTAAAGTTTACAAAAACTCATTAGTACGTCGAGCTATGGAACAAGCAGGAATTGAGGGGTTAAATGAAGTATTAACTGGACCAAATGCCATTGCTTTTTCAAGTGAAGATGTAGTTGCACCAGCCAGAGTTCTGAATGATTTTGCTAAAAATCATGAAAACCTTGAATTAAAAGCAGGTGTAATCGAAGGTAAAGTAGCTTTGTTAGATGAAGTTAAAGCTATCGCAACATTACCAAGCAAGGAAGGATTACTTTCTATGCTATTATCTGTATTAACAGCACCAATGAGAAATACTGCTTTAGCAGTTAAGGCTGTTGCAGACCAAAAAGCTGAACAAGAAGCTTAA
- a CDS encoding GNAT family N-acetyltransferase: MQHSFINVHTKSKVALETEKYLIHRRIKSKLSYSDNYLEIKEIPKNEDELAYYIDACREFFRDKSVNFINLALPENTELDKKLVKFLKNNGYTNTEFDLYRLDVEKIKIIDADNLNISVLEKADYPEYIDFNYKIDLEFANEEWANHNKESIYEDIRNEEIVQLIAKENNKIIASVNIILNDNYLEVDNLYVAEKYRKKGIASGLIHRAIKIFNKKYIILIADSYDTPKYMYEKMGFEHISSKIYFLKSEL; this comes from the coding sequence ATGCAACATAGCTTTATAAATGTTCATACAAAATCTAAAGTAGCCCTTGAAACTGAAAAATATCTTATCCACAGAAGAATAAAATCAAAATTATCTTACAGTGATAACTATTTAGAAATAAAAGAAATTCCTAAAAATGAAGATGAGCTAGCTTACTATATAGATGCTTGCAGAGAATTTTTTAGGGATAAGAGTGTAAATTTTATTAATTTAGCTCTGCCAGAAAATACAGAGTTAGATAAAAAATTAGTAAAATTTTTAAAAAATAATGGTTACACTAACACCGAATTTGATTTATATAGGCTAGATGTTGAAAAAATAAAAATTATTGATGCTGATAACTTAAATATTTCAGTTTTAGAAAAGGCTGATTATCCAGAATATATTGATTTTAACTACAAAATAGACTTAGAGTTTGCCAATGAAGAGTGGGCAAATCACAACAAAGAATCCATATACGAAGATATAAGAAATGAAGAAATAGTTCAGTTAATAGCTAAGGAAAATAATAAAATTATTGCTTCTGTAAATATTATTTTAAATGATAATTATTTAGAAGTTGATAATTTATATGTAGCAGAAAAATATAGAAAAAAAGGTATTGCTAGTGGGTTAATACATCGTGCAATAAAAATATTTAATAAAAAATATATAATTTTAATAGCAGATTCTTACGACACACCAAAGTATATGTACGAAAAAATGGGGTTTGAGCATATATCTTCTAAGATATATTTTTTAAAAAGCGAACTTTAG
- a CDS encoding adenylosuccinate synthase, with translation MTTIVIVGSQWGDEGKGKITDFLAEKADVIARYQGGNNAGHTIKFDGKTYKLQLIPSGIFNEDKLSIIGNGLVVDPKWLCGEIDKLKETGVTCKGLRISNRVHVVLPYHLKLDEVEELRRGDSKIGTTKKGIGPTYVDKYKRCGIRIADLLDADLFRKKLEQNLLEKNEVFEKIYGVEGFTVEEIFDEYFEYGKKLSEYVTDTAKVLEDAQKSNKNILFEGAQGVMLDIDHGTYPYVTSSNPSAGGITVGNGFVPTNGFKVLGICKAYTSRVGDGPFPTELFDEIGDTIREVGNEYGTVTRRPRRIGWFDTVVMRHSARVSGMTNLSVNCLDVLSGLKELKICTAYDFNGELLKEYPASENIIKDCKPVYEILPGFDEDITGVTSLEELPENARNYLKRIEELVGVKISVFSTGPDRTQTHLLEDLWK, from the coding sequence ATGACTACAATAGTAATAGTTGGTTCACAATGGGGAGATGAAGGGAAAGGGAAAATTACTGATTTTCTTGCAGAAAAGGCTGATGTGATTGCTCGTTATCAGGGAGGGAATAATGCAGGGCATACCATAAAATTTGATGGTAAGACTTATAAACTTCAGTTGATACCTTCAGGAATATTTAACGAAGACAAGTTATCAATTATCGGAAATGGTCTTGTTGTTGACCCTAAATGGCTGTGCGGAGAAATTGATAAACTTAAAGAAACTGGAGTAACTTGTAAGGGATTAAGAATATCTAACAGAGTACATGTAGTTTTACCTTATCATTTAAAATTAGATGAAGTCGAAGAATTAAGACGTGGTGACTCTAAAATTGGAACAACTAAAAAAGGTATAGGGCCAACTTATGTAGACAAATATAAACGCTGTGGAATTAGAATAGCAGACTTATTAGATGCAGATTTGTTCAGAAAAAAATTAGAACAAAACTTGTTAGAAAAAAATGAAGTCTTTGAAAAAATTTACGGAGTAGAAGGTTTTACAGTCGAAGAAATTTTTGATGAATACTTTGAATACGGAAAAAAATTATCTGAGTATGTTACGGATACAGCTAAAGTATTAGAAGATGCACAAAAATCTAATAAAAACATCTTGTTTGAGGGAGCACAAGGTGTAATGCTTGATATTGACCACGGGACTTACCCTTATGTAACTTCATCAAATCCGAGTGCTGGTGGAATTACTGTTGGCAATGGTTTTGTCCCAACAAATGGATTTAAAGTCTTAGGTATATGTAAAGCCTACACTTCACGAGTAGGTGATGGACCTTTCCCAACAGAATTATTTGATGAAATAGGAGATACAATTAGAGAAGTTGGTAATGAATACGGAACAGTTACAAGACGACCAAGACGCATAGGTTGGTTTGATACTGTGGTTATGCGTCATTCTGCACGTGTATCAGGTATGACTAACTTGTCAGTAAATTGCTTAGATGTTCTTAGTGGTTTGAAAGAATTAAAAATATGTACAGCCTATGACTTTAATGGAGAATTGTTAAAAGAATATCCAGCTAGTGAAAATATTATAAAAGACTGCAAGCCAGTTTACGAAATTTTACCAGGATTTGATGAGGATATTACAGGAGTAACATCATTAGAAGAATTACCAGAAAATGCTCGCAACTACCTAAAACGCATAGAAGAATTAGTTGGCGTTAAAATTTCAGTATTTTCTACTGGACCAGATAGAACACAAACTCACTTATTAGAAGACTTGTGGAAATAA
- a CDS encoding class I SAM-dependent methyltransferase, translating to MEHYYTNNPNSKSKEQIIRGFIKEKEYKFITDNGVFSKNGVDFGTRTLLENFSSQKTSAKVCDLGCGYGVVSVFLADNYKNFSFTMIDINKRSLELSDKNLKLNKVENQVKLIENDVLDNIEESFDIILSNPPIRAGKEVVHKIMKQSFEFLNTDGELWVVIQKKQGMASCKKLLENLFKDVKIVSRNKGYYILKSIK from the coding sequence ATGGAACATTATTATACAAATAATCCTAATTCAAAAAGTAAGGAGCAAATAATAAGAGGATTTATCAAGGAAAAAGAATATAAATTTATAACGGATAATGGCGTATTTTCTAAAAATGGTGTTGATTTTGGAACGAGAACTTTGCTAGAAAATTTTAGTAGCCAAAAAACTAGTGCAAAAGTTTGTGATTTGGGTTGTGGTTACGGAGTAGTATCTGTATTTTTAGCTGATAACTACAAAAATTTTTCTTTTACCATGATAGATATAAATAAAAGAAGTTTAGAATTATCTGATAAAAATTTGAAATTAAATAAGGTTGAAAATCAAGTAAAATTAATAGAAAATGATGTTCTTGATAATATAGAAGAAAGTTTTGATATAATTTTAAGCAATCCGCCAATAAGGGCAGGCAAGGAAGTAGTGCATAAAATAATGAAACAAAGTTTTGAATTTCTTAATACTGATGGAGAGTTGTGGGTAGTCATTCAAAAAAAACAAGGTATGGCAAGTTGTAAAAAATTATTAGAAAATTTATTTAAAGACGTTAAAATTGTTTCTAGAAACAAGGGATATTATATCCTAAAATCAATAAAATAA